A section of the Acidobacterium capsulatum ATCC 51196 genome encodes:
- a CDS encoding fumarylacetoacetate hydrolase family protein: MRLVNFRGGAQAGFGVERDGFVYPLSAEGCATEAEFFTDVDRGLAAARAVLLNDGAQKLALADVELLAPVTRPGKILCIGLNYRDHAIESGMEIPKVPTVFLKLPHAVIGPGAEVVLPALSQQPDYEAELAAVIGKHARNVRAEDWEQYVLGYTVLNDVSARDVQLATSQWVLGKSFDTFCPLGPAIVTTDELRDPHALDIQLSIDGETLQHSNTRELIFKLPELIAYLSAIIPLEPGDIISTGTPAGVGLGRTPKRWLRPGEEMTVTIEGIGALKNRTVAARV, from the coding sequence ATGCGTCTTGTGAACTTTCGTGGTGGGGCTCAGGCCGGTTTCGGTGTGGAGCGCGATGGCTTTGTGTATCCTCTCAGCGCCGAAGGATGCGCCACAGAGGCGGAGTTTTTTACCGATGTTGACCGCGGACTGGCCGCAGCTCGCGCGGTGCTCTTGAACGACGGCGCGCAGAAGCTCGCGCTCGCAGATGTGGAATTGCTCGCGCCGGTGACCCGTCCGGGCAAGATTCTCTGCATCGGACTCAACTACCGTGACCATGCCATCGAGTCCGGCATGGAGATCCCCAAGGTTCCCACGGTATTTCTCAAGCTGCCGCACGCGGTCATTGGGCCAGGCGCTGAGGTGGTGTTGCCCGCGCTATCGCAGCAACCGGACTACGAGGCTGAACTTGCGGCGGTGATCGGCAAGCATGCTCGCAATGTGCGCGCGGAAGACTGGGAGCAGTACGTGCTTGGCTATACCGTCCTCAACGACGTGAGCGCGCGAGACGTGCAGTTAGCCACCTCGCAATGGGTGCTGGGCAAGAGCTTTGATACGTTTTGCCCTCTGGGGCCTGCCATTGTCACAACAGACGAACTGCGCGATCCGCATGCGCTTGATATTCAGCTCTCAATTGATGGAGAGACGCTGCAGCACTCCAATACGCGCGAGCTGATCTTCAAGCTGCCGGAGTTGATCGCTTATCTGTCGGCCATCATCCCGCTTGAGCCGGGCGACATCATCAGTACGGGCACGCCGGCCGGCGTAGGGTTGGGGCGCACGCCAAAGCGCTGGCTCAGGCCCGGCGAAGAGATGACCGTGACCATCGAAGGCATTGGCGCGTTGAAGAATCGCACGGTCGCGGCCCGCGTCTGA